The genomic DNA GCTGGTGTATGTTTCCTTAAAACTGGCGATAACGAAAGTGCTATTGACTATTTAAGTGATTTTTCTAGCGATGATGAAGTTGTCTCTTCTGTTGCATACGGAAGTATGGGCGATGCTTATATGAATACTGGCGAATTTGATAACGCTATTAACTATTGGACAAAAGCCGCTTTCAACAGTAAAAATGATTTCACCACTCCTATCTATCTAAAAAGAGCTGCAATGGCATTGGAAGAAGATGGCAATTTAGATAGAGCTCTTGAATATTACACAATCATTCAGAAAGAATATTCAAACTCTGATGAAGCACGAGACATCGATAAGTTTATCACCAGAGCTCAATTGAAACAATAATTTAATAGCTCGCTTTGCGAGCTTTTTTTATGGCTACAGCAAACAAAAATTTATCTGACTACAACTATAACGACGTTCCTTCAGCAGAGGGTATGAAGTTTGGAATTGCTGTTGCCGAATGGAATAGTGAAATAATAGAAGGCTTGTTCAAAGGTGCTAAAGAAGCCCTCTTGGCTTGTGGTTGTATAGACGCTAATATTATCAGAAAAAATGTCCCGGGAAGTTTTGAACTTCCTCTTGCCGCACAAT from Flavobacteriales bacterium includes the following:
- a CDS encoding tetratricopeptide repeat protein encodes the protein MAKKKTDKTEEQFAVVEETLTRTEQWVENNQKTLSTIVFAIVGVIALYLAFDKFYVDPINEEAQQELFKSVSYFEADSFNLALNGVNGEYGLLYIIDDYGSTEAGNLANYYAGVCFLKTGDNESAIDYLSDFSSDDEVVSSVAYGSMGDAYMNTGEFDNAINYWTKAAFNSKNDFTTPIYLKRAAMALEEDGNLDRALEYYTIIQKEYSNSDEARDIDKFITRAQLKQ